A single Oryza brachyantha chromosome 8, ObraRS2, whole genome shotgun sequence DNA region contains:
- the LOC107304776 gene encoding brassinosteroid-responsive RING protein 1-like, which yields MGFPSVCYCVILPQPLVLVLQLLDLLRHAFLLGASAVGLAAPPTADEHPAAYGGYAPPAAAAAMAVPSELVWAFQAAPEPAAIKARLPAVRYADLRCRRGSAGAAAASCAVCLGALEARHRVRELGNCAHAFHKACIDKWVDKGQATCPLCRAALLPASDDDAIAATCRHLPSSSSAAAF from the coding sequence atgggGTTCCCGTCGGTGTGCTACTGCGTGATCCTGCCGCAGccgctggtgctggtgctgcaGCTGCTCGACCTGCTGCGCCACGCCTTCCTGCTCGGCGCGTCGGCGGTCGGCctcgcggcgccgccgacggcggaCGAGCACCCGGCGGCGTACGGCGGctacgcgccgccggcggcggcggcggcgatggcggtgcCGTCCGAGCTGGTCTGGGCCTTCCAGGCCGCGCCGGAGCCGGCCGCCATCAAGGCGCGGCTCCCCGCCGTCCGGTACGCCGACCTCAGGTgccgccgcggcagcgccggcgcggcggcggcgtcgtgcgCCGTGTGCCTCGGCGCGCTGGAGGCGCGCCACCGCGTCCGGGAGCTCGGCAACTGCGCGCACGCGTTCCACAAGGCGTGCATCGACAAGTGGGTCGACAAGGGCCAGGCCACCTGCCCGCTCTgccgcgccgccctcctcccggcctccgacgacgacgccatcgccgccacctgcaggcacctcccctcctcctcctccgccgccgccttctga